Proteins from a single region of Lates calcarifer isolate ASB-BC8 unplaced genomic scaffold, TLL_Latcal_v3 _unitig_877_quiver_1557, whole genome shotgun sequence:
- the LOC108880241 gene encoding odorant receptor 131-2-like, whose amino-acid sequence MYAANNSLVGTESLWRQINNKVIIVQILVMIFLCINILLIVTFFKNQCFYTTARYILFAVTLLSDSILLFMTNILVILHNFFLMVQVWLCVVICVVVVLCVTVTPVTLTVMTLECYVAICMPLRHGELCSTRSTMHCILIIHGLSSVPCIVILTTLFASASLSFYRQYQICSVEIFMLHMWQQHLRSAIYQVQFLIMCIIVIFCYVKIMKVAKAASGEDKKSTWKGLRTVILHGFQLLLCLIQLWTPFIEAAVLHSNFIIFKDLRYFNYIIFYLAPKCLSPLIYGLRDKVFFHALKHYASFGLYKRNIV is encoded by the coding sequence atgtatgcAGCTAACAATTCACTGGTTGGTACTGAGTCATTGTGGCGTCAGATCAACAACAAGGTCATTATTGTGCAGATCTTGGTAATGATTTTTCTTTGCATCAACATATTACTCATTGTAACCTTTTTCAAAAACCAGTGCTTTTACACAACTGCGCGTTACATCTTATTTGCTGTTACATTACTGTCAGATAGCATTTTGTTATTCATGACTAATATCCTAGTCATCttacacaatttttttttaatggtgcaAGTTTGGCTATGTGTTGTTATCTGTGTTGTGGTAGTTCTGTGCGTGACAGTCACACCAGTTACTCTGACAGTAATGACCCTGGAGTGCtatgtggccatttgtatgCCCCTGCGTCATGGAGAGCTCTGCTCCACACGCAGCACTATGCATTGTATCCTCATCattcatggcctcagctctgtgccctgCATTGTTATTCTCACCACCCTCTTTGCATCAGCATCTCTTAGCTTCTACAGACAATATCAGATATGTTCAGTGGAGATTTTTATGCTTCACATGTGGCAGCAACATCTTAGATCAGCTATATATCAAGTCCAGTTTTTGATCATGTGcatcattgttattttctgctatgtgaaaataatgaaagtggccaaagctgcatcaggagaggATAAAAAGTCAACATGGAAAGGGCTCAGAACAGTGATTCTTCATggtttccagctgctgctttgtCTTATCCAGCTGTGGACTCCATTCATAGAGGCTGCTGTACTTCATAgtaattttattatatttaaagatCTCAGGTACTTTAACTACATCATATTTTATCTTGCACCAAAATGTTTGAGTCCTCTCATTTATGGACTCAgagataaagttttttttcatgcactAAAACACTATGCCTCCTTTGGCTTGTATAAGAGAAATATTGTTTAA